Proteins encoded in a region of the Zea mays cultivar B73 chromosome 4, Zm-B73-REFERENCE-NAM-5.0, whole genome shotgun sequence genome:
- the LOC100284780 gene encoding transferase family protein, whose amino-acid sequence MAAAAPACHVHIEALQTALPTRAVEPGRARPVAVAAPALVAGAALQRRARVVLYYRAAADASAPWSPEEALLAKESLSEAVADHPEMAGRLRRRADGLWEVKLNDTGVRLVLATVEAAVDDFVGAGVSEQDRKRREAALAPWTDVDADDPDMCALCFVQLTRFQGDGGYAVGVSCSLMLCDPLSLARFLLSWARTHAAIKARNKAATIPMMRYAGYFQRPNTMTRRIKSVPLDAFAADGVGTDTDTVLFRASGAPDHRALAGACVGEARDRLGAAEVPRFTLLVVARDGVGDNPRAMTVETYAADSLLVPGGSTGDKPEVAQWQDLGLEEFALRESKPVHVSCSIVTSGDEGLVIVMPDGKGFLVTVTVRLSEFVKI is encoded by the exons atggcggccgccgcgcccgcgTGCCACGTCCATATCGAGGCCCTGCAGACGGCGCTGCCGACGCGCGCGGTGGAGCCCGGGCGGGCGCGCCCCGTGGCCGTGGCCGCGCCCGCGCTCGTCGCTGGCGCTGCCCTGCAGCGCCGAGCCCGCGTTGTGCTCTACTACCGCGCAGCCGCCGACGCGTCGGCGCCGTGGAGCCCGGAGGAGGCTCTCCTGGCGAAGGAGTCGCTGAGCGAGGCCGTGGCCGACCACCCGGAGATGGCAGGCCGCCTCCGGCGCCGCGCGGACGGGTTGTGGGAGGTGAAGCTCAACGACACGGGCGTCAGGCTCGTCCTGGCCACCGTGGAGGCCGCGGTCGACGACTTCGTCGGCGCCGGCGTCAGCGAGCAGGACCGCAAGCGCAGGGAAGCCGCTCTCGCGCCGTGGACCGACGTGGACGCCGACGATCCCGATATGTGCGCCCTCTGCTTCGTTCAG CTGACACGGTTCCAGGGCGACGGGGGATACGCCGTCGGCGTGAGCTGCAGCCTGATGCTGTGCGACCCGCTGTCGCTGGCGCGGTTCCTGTTGTCGTGGGCGCGCACGCACGCGGCGATCAAGGCCCGGAACAAGGCCGCCACCATCCCGATGATGCGGTACGCGGGCTACTTCCAGCGCCCCAACACCATGACCCGCCGCATCAAGTCCGTCCCGCTCGACGCCTTCGCCGCCGACGGCGTCGGCACCGACACCGACACCGTGCTCTTCAGAGCCTCCGGGGCGCCCGACCACCGCGCGCTCGCCGGGGCCTGCGTTGGCGAGGCCAGAGACAGGCTCGGCGCGGCCGAGGTGCCGCGGTTCACGCTCCTCGTCGTCGCTAGAGACGGTGTCGGGGACAACCCGAGAGCGATGACTGTTGAGACGTACGCCGCGGATAGCCTGTTGGTCCCCGGCGGCTCCACTGGCGACAAGCCTGAGGTTGCGCAATGGCAGGACCTCGGGCTGGAGGAGTTTGCGCTCAGGGAGAGCAAGCCCGTGCACGTGTCCTGCAGCATCGTGACTTCCGGGGATGAAGGGCTCGTCATCGTGATGCCCGAtggcaaaggatttctggtcacgGTGACTGTCCGCCTGTCCGAATTTGTTAAGATTTAG